One Loxodonta africana isolate mLoxAfr1 chromosome 4, mLoxAfr1.hap2, whole genome shotgun sequence genomic region harbors:
- the APOL5 gene encoding LOW QUALITY PROTEIN: apolipoprotein L5 (The sequence of the model RefSeq protein was modified relative to this genomic sequence to represent the inferred CDS: deleted 1 base in 1 codon; substituted 2 bases at 2 genomic stop codons) — MATLRLMYFGHDIRKEESLEKDIVLVSLVNLPQRWKTNCLIPTVHRVVADVLYNVLPVELMPREGASVPDANLSEKEKICLLTPPLLKFKLEKDINRLHAIADQVGTTHQMFTKTSLVASSMGAVPGVMSILGLVLAPVTAEGCLMVSAAGLGLGQXXLSPALRSVLENRSNSAAREGASRLMLIAMTSGCEAFGGLDLPKVKAAGLCVVANCARVIKSIKELCACRMFKANSGFRAAVKNFLAMGQIPFWRGREAQKAFDSTALAMTKDAWVMGAAGAGLSLTQGMNSLLQSWKRLEEGAKARMAEELRAYEAAKELEQQLSRYTQGHEQLLQKGAGPVPGFPGKAMQGTHLGRGEECRWNLAQW, encoded by the exons ATGGCAAcgcttcgtctcatgtactttggacatgacatcaggaaggaagagtccctggagaaggacatcgtgcttg TCTCACTGGTGAACCTGCCCCAGAGGTGGAAAACTAACTGCTTGATACCGACTGTCCACAGGGTGGTGGCTGATGTGCTGTACAACGTCTTACCTGTAGAGCTGATGCCACGAGAGGGAGCATCTGTGCCAGATGCAAATCTGAGCGAGAAGGAGAAAATATGCCTCTTAACTCCACCTTTGTTGAAGTTtaagctagaaaaggacatcaataGACTTCACGCCATTGCAGACCAAGTTGGCACAACCCACCAGATGTTCACCAAGACCAGCCTGGTGGCTAGCTCCATGGGAGCTGTCCCTGGAGTCATGAGCATTCTGGGTTTGGTCCTAGCACCTGTGACAGCAGAAGGGTGTCTGATGGTCTCGGCAGCTGGGTTGGGGCTGGGGCAGTAGTGACTGTCACCAGCGTTGAGGAGTGTCTTAGAAAATAGAAGCAATTCAGCGGCAAGAGAAGGAGCCAGCAGACTGATGCTTATCGCAATGACATCAGGGTGTGAGGCTTTTGGGGGACTAGATTTGCCTAAAGTCAAAGCTGCTGGGTTGTGTGTTGTTGCTAACTGTGCAAGAGTTATCAAGAGCATCAAGGAACTGTGCGCCTGTCGTATGTTCAAAGCCAACTCTGGCTTCAGGGCTGCCGTCAAGAATTTTTTAGCCATGGGCCAAATCCCCTTTTGGAGGGGCAGAGAGGCCCAGAAAGCCTTTGATAGCACAGCCCTGGCCATGACCAAGGATGCCTGGGTGATGGGTGCTGCTGGGGCTGGCCTTTCCCTTACGCAAGGTATGAACAGCCTCCTGCAGAGCTGGAAGCGCCTGGAGGAGGGGGCAAAGGCCCGGATGGCCGAGGAACTGAGGGCATATGAAGCGGCA AAGGAGCTGGAGCAGCAGCTGAGCCGGTACACCCAGGGCCATGAGCAGCTGCTGCAGAAGGGTGCCGGGCCTGttccagggtttccaggcaaggCCATGCAAGGAACCCACTTAGGAAGGGGTGAAGAATGCAGATGGAAcctggctcagtggtag